The Falco peregrinus isolate bFalPer1 chromosome 1, bFalPer1.pri, whole genome shotgun sequence genome has a window encoding:
- the PPCDC gene encoding phosphopantothenoylcysteine decarboxylase isoform X3, with protein sequence MIRMGSGWGKLFPLWKGRSDPVLHIELRRWADLMLVAPLDANTLAKLANGICDNLLTCVIRAWDLSKPLLFCPAMNTAMWEHPITAQQVEQLKGFGYTEIPCVVKKLVCGDEASLLPQSIPPSWTTAGQEILAWLQHHPHPHCVPSSSEGTTAQRPGKDQCGTWEPAAPLRFVNWK encoded by the exons ATGATAAGAATGGGAAGTGGATGGGGAAAGCTCTTTCCT CTGTGGAAAGGTCGTTCGGACCCAGTCCTGCACATTGAGCTTAGGCGGTGGGCTGACCTTATGTTGGTGGCACCTCTTGATGCAAACACGCTGGCAAAGCTTGCAAATGGCATCTGTGACAACCTGCTG ACTTGTGTCATCCGTGCTTGGGATCTGAGCAAACCTCTGCTCTTCTGCCCTGCTATGAACACGGCCATGTGGGAGCATCCCATCACAGCTCAGCAGGTGGAGCAGCTGAAAGGCTTTGGCTACACAGAGATCCCCTGTGTGGTGAAGAAACTAGTGTGTGGAGATGAAG catccctcctcccccagagCATCCCTCCGAGCTGGACCACCGCAGGGCAGGAGATCCTGGCATGGCTGCAGCATCACCCCCATCCCCACTGTGTCCCCAGCTCCTCAGAGGGGACCACGGCTCAGAGGCCAGGCAAGGACCAGTGCGGGACATGGGAACCAGCAGCACCCCTGCGGTTTgtaaactggaaataa